From one Xiphias gladius isolate SHS-SW01 ecotype Sanya breed wild chromosome 12, ASM1685928v1, whole genome shotgun sequence genomic stretch:
- the LOC120797027 gene encoding equilibrative nucleoside transporter 2-like isoform X1 — protein MEVHRHVPSNLMDLERTCQEEWNKLPKPSFTRTSYIRMKGQTDTPRDRGCLVGVIFFILGLGTLLPWNFFMTASLYFQGHLNTTEWSNGTVVVGKEYHFNNWMTLLSQLPLLLFTLLNSFLYQRISEMMRIAGSLVFILLLFILTAALVKVPMEKDCFFSVTMATIWFINSFGAILQGSLFGLVGLLPQKYSTIFMSGQGLAGTFAAIAMLLAIASDAESESAALGYFITPCVGTVVTLFSYLLLPRLEFAQYYLNKSSKYEASTTDELLKESSTVDNGELNGHANGSVTSSTTKDSSPADAEVDASPDGTNRAFLSLEQVEKRQDKNSVIQVFKKIWVMAFCVTFVFTVTLSVFPAVTADVKTSFPGKWERFFLSVCCFLMFNVSDWIGRTITTLIRWPRKESPLFPVLVVSRVVFIPLLMLCNVQNRSFLPVYFTHDGAFTAIMAVFSLSSGYFVCLSMSYAPQLVEPKDAETAGALMTFFLALGLSIGAALSFLLRALV, from the exons TTTCACCAGAACCTCCTACATCAGGATGAAGGGACAAACAGACACTCCTCGAGACCG GGGCTGCTTGGTGGGAGTCATTTTCTTCATTCTGGGCCTGGGAACACTGCTACCATGGAATTTCTTCATGACAGCTTCACTG TATTTCCAAGGTCATCTAAACACAACAGAATGGAGCAATGGCACAGTGGTGGTCGGTAAAGAGTACCACTTCAACAACTGGATGACCCTGCTATCCCAGCTGCCCCTGCTGCTGTTCACCCTGCTCAACTCCTTCCTCTACCAGAG GATATCAGAGATGATGCGTATCGCAGGTAGCCTGGTTTTTATCCTGCTGCTCTTCATCCTCACAGCAGCGCTGGTCAAAGTGCCCATGGAGAAAGACTGCTTCTTCTCTGTTACCATGGCTACAATCTGGTTCATCAACT CGTTCGGTGCCATATTGCAGGGCAGTCTGTTTGGCCTGGTGGGTCTCCTGCCTCAAAAGTACAGCACCATCTTCATGAGCGGCCAGGGCCTCGCCGGGACCTTTGCTGCCATTGCCATGCTTTTAGCCATAGCCA GTGATGCAGAATCTGAGTCAGCAGCGCTGGGTTACTTCATCACACCATGTGTGGGGACAGTGGTCACACTTTTTAGCTACCTGCTTCTACCTCGCCTG GAGTTTGCCCAGTATTATCTGAACAAAAGCAGCAAGTATGAGGCAAGCACCACGGACGAGCTGCTGAAAG AGAGCAGCACAGTGGATAATGGCGAGCTGAATGGCCATGCTAATGGCTCAGTGACCAGCAGCACAACCAAGGACAGTAGCCCAGCTGATGCAGAGGTGGACGCCAGTCCAGATGGGACCAACCGGGCCTTCCTGTCACTGGAGCAGGTGGAgaagagacaagacaaaaactCAGTCATACAGGTCTTCAAAAAG ATCTGGGTGATGGCGTTCTGTGTGACATTTGTGTTCACGGTCACTCTGTCCGTCTTCCCTGCTGTCACTGCAGATGTCAAAACATCATTCCCGGGAAAATGGG AGCGcttctttctctcagtgtgCTGCTTCTTGATGTTCAACGTCAGCGACTGGATCGGTCGGACCATCACCACCTTGATACGTTGG CCTCGTAAAGAGTCGCCTCTGTTCCCGGTGCTGGTCGTCTCCAGGGTGGTGTTCATCCCTCTGCTGATGCTCTGTAACGTCCAGAATCGCTCCTTCCTTCCCGTCTACTTCACCCACGATGGTGCTTTCACTGCCATCATGgctgtcttttctctgtccagTGGTTACTTCGTCTGCCTTTCTATGTCCTATGCACCACA GTTAGTGGAGCCTAAGGATGCAGAGACTGCAGGAGCCCTGATGACCTTCTTTTTGGCCCTGGGTCTGTCCATTGGAGCTGCCCTGTCCTTCCTTCTGAGAGCTCTGGTctag
- the LOC120797027 gene encoding equilibrative nucleoside transporter 2-like isoform X2 — MKGQTDTPRDRGCLVGVIFFILGLGTLLPWNFFMTASLYFQGHLNTTEWSNGTVVVGKEYHFNNWMTLLSQLPLLLFTLLNSFLYQRISEMMRIAGSLVFILLLFILTAALVKVPMEKDCFFSVTMATIWFINSFGAILQGSLFGLVGLLPQKYSTIFMSGQGLAGTFAAIAMLLAIASDAESESAALGYFITPCVGTVVTLFSYLLLPRLEFAQYYLNKSSKYEASTTDELLKESSTVDNGELNGHANGSVTSSTTKDSSPADAEVDASPDGTNRAFLSLEQVEKRQDKNSVIQVFKKIWVMAFCVTFVFTVTLSVFPAVTADVKTSFPGKWERFFLSVCCFLMFNVSDWIGRTITTLIRWPRKESPLFPVLVVSRVVFIPLLMLCNVQNRSFLPVYFTHDGAFTAIMAVFSLSSGYFVCLSMSYAPQLVEPKDAETAGALMTFFLALGLSIGAALSFLLRALV, encoded by the exons ATGAAGGGACAAACAGACACTCCTCGAGACCG GGGCTGCTTGGTGGGAGTCATTTTCTTCATTCTGGGCCTGGGAACACTGCTACCATGGAATTTCTTCATGACAGCTTCACTG TATTTCCAAGGTCATCTAAACACAACAGAATGGAGCAATGGCACAGTGGTGGTCGGTAAAGAGTACCACTTCAACAACTGGATGACCCTGCTATCCCAGCTGCCCCTGCTGCTGTTCACCCTGCTCAACTCCTTCCTCTACCAGAG GATATCAGAGATGATGCGTATCGCAGGTAGCCTGGTTTTTATCCTGCTGCTCTTCATCCTCACAGCAGCGCTGGTCAAAGTGCCCATGGAGAAAGACTGCTTCTTCTCTGTTACCATGGCTACAATCTGGTTCATCAACT CGTTCGGTGCCATATTGCAGGGCAGTCTGTTTGGCCTGGTGGGTCTCCTGCCTCAAAAGTACAGCACCATCTTCATGAGCGGCCAGGGCCTCGCCGGGACCTTTGCTGCCATTGCCATGCTTTTAGCCATAGCCA GTGATGCAGAATCTGAGTCAGCAGCGCTGGGTTACTTCATCACACCATGTGTGGGGACAGTGGTCACACTTTTTAGCTACCTGCTTCTACCTCGCCTG GAGTTTGCCCAGTATTATCTGAACAAAAGCAGCAAGTATGAGGCAAGCACCACGGACGAGCTGCTGAAAG AGAGCAGCACAGTGGATAATGGCGAGCTGAATGGCCATGCTAATGGCTCAGTGACCAGCAGCACAACCAAGGACAGTAGCCCAGCTGATGCAGAGGTGGACGCCAGTCCAGATGGGACCAACCGGGCCTTCCTGTCACTGGAGCAGGTGGAgaagagacaagacaaaaactCAGTCATACAGGTCTTCAAAAAG ATCTGGGTGATGGCGTTCTGTGTGACATTTGTGTTCACGGTCACTCTGTCCGTCTTCCCTGCTGTCACTGCAGATGTCAAAACATCATTCCCGGGAAAATGGG AGCGcttctttctctcagtgtgCTGCTTCTTGATGTTCAACGTCAGCGACTGGATCGGTCGGACCATCACCACCTTGATACGTTGG CCTCGTAAAGAGTCGCCTCTGTTCCCGGTGCTGGTCGTCTCCAGGGTGGTGTTCATCCCTCTGCTGATGCTCTGTAACGTCCAGAATCGCTCCTTCCTTCCCGTCTACTTCACCCACGATGGTGCTTTCACTGCCATCATGgctgtcttttctctgtccagTGGTTACTTCGTCTGCCTTTCTATGTCCTATGCACCACA GTTAGTGGAGCCTAAGGATGCAGAGACTGCAGGAGCCCTGATGACCTTCTTTTTGGCCCTGGGTCTGTCCATTGGAGCTGCCCTGTCCTTCCTTCTGAGAGCTCTGGTctag